The following nucleotide sequence is from Futiania mangrovi.
TCGTAGGGGTCGGTGGTTCGATCCCACCCGCGCCCACCATCGCCGACGCGAAAACTGATTGAGCGGTCCGTTCACCCGGGCCACGGGTCAAACGGCTGAAGGCACGAGGACGACATGAAGATCCGCAACTCGCTGAAGTCGCTGAAGAGCCGGCATCGCGACTGCCGCGTCGTGCGCCGCAAGGGCCGCGTCTACGTCATCAACAAGACGCAGCGCCGCTACAAGGCGCGCCAGGGCTGACGCACCCGCCGGGTCTTGCACCCGGCTGTTCGCGTGCTGGAATTCGCGGAGGGCCGCGCACCGGTGGGTGCGGCGGCCCTTTCGCATGCGCGGGCGGATCTTCTTTCTGCAGTGCGCCTTGCCGTTTCCCTGGCGGTACAGGTTCCGCGAGATTGTTTCCCGCGCGGAAA
It contains:
- the ykgO gene encoding type B 50S ribosomal protein L36 → MKIRNSLKSLKSRHRDCRVVRRKGRVYVINKTQRRYKARQG